The Halarchaeum grantii genome includes a window with the following:
- a CDS encoding rhodanese-like domain-containing protein produces the protein MDRRDFIAALGAAGIGAAAGCGGSPGSRFLENGPPDGCGAPASFAANRGSLPADDTPTDGIPPAVSRTPTTRDVDPESFDTYTADGVEVPLVPVDVAHYWWLRGAARFADARDPALYDRSHVYGAVRSPAPGITYDGCDPVDYWPEGDRVICYCGCPHHLSSLRAAALIDAGYDDVYAIDEGYWEWHRRDYPVAGERPGWTPTREYVVEGTTSAQYANATAWIRVAGANQSEATKIDSAGNFTLEPTFSGVTADTPVVVETPAYTVHTTLENATGGVVDAST, from the coding sequence ATGGACCGTCGCGACTTCATCGCCGCCCTCGGTGCCGCCGGCATCGGCGCCGCTGCCGGCTGCGGGGGCTCCCCCGGGAGTCGATTCCTCGAAAACGGCCCTCCCGACGGCTGTGGCGCCCCCGCCTCCTTCGCCGCTAATCGCGGCTCGCTCCCCGCCGACGACACCCCGACCGACGGCATCCCTCCAGCGGTCTCCCGGACGCCGACCACGCGCGACGTGGACCCCGAATCCTTCGACACCTACACCGCCGACGGCGTCGAGGTGCCGCTCGTTCCCGTCGACGTCGCACACTACTGGTGGCTCCGTGGTGCCGCGCGCTTCGCCGACGCCCGCGACCCCGCACTCTACGACCGCTCGCACGTCTACGGCGCCGTCCGCAGCCCCGCGCCCGGCATCACCTACGACGGCTGCGACCCCGTGGACTACTGGCCGGAGGGCGACCGCGTCATCTGCTACTGCGGCTGCCCCCACCACCTCTCCTCGCTGCGCGCCGCCGCGCTCATCGACGCCGGCTACGACGACGTCTACGCCATCGACGAGGGGTACTGGGAGTGGCACCGCCGCGACTACCCCGTCGCCGGCGAGCGCCCCGGGTGGACGCCGACTCGGGAGTACGTCGTCGAGGGCACGACGAGCGCGCAGTACGCGAACGCGACCGCGTGGATTCGCGTCGCCGGCGCGAACCAGAGCGAGGCGACGAAGATCGACTCGGCGGGGAACTTCACGCTCGAACCGACGTTCTCCGGTGTCACCGCCGACACCCCGGTCGTCGTCGAGACCCCCGCGTACACCGTGCACACGACGCTCGAAAACGCAACCGGAGGCGTCGTCGACGCGTCGACGTAG
- a CDS encoding cupin domain-containing protein, translating into MESKSVAEAFASFDETWSPRVLAELNGQHVKVARLEGTFVWHSHADADELFYLLEGDLTVEYRRDDGETDAVHLDVGDLTVAPAGVEHRPVADGEAKVLLFEPAGTRNTGDAADDERTVTDLERL; encoded by the coding sequence ATGGAGTCGAAGTCGGTCGCGGAGGCGTTCGCGTCGTTCGACGAGACGTGGAGTCCGCGCGTCCTCGCGGAGCTGAACGGTCAGCACGTCAAGGTCGCGCGCCTCGAAGGGACGTTCGTCTGGCACAGTCACGCGGACGCCGACGAACTCTTCTACCTCCTCGAGGGCGACCTCACCGTCGAGTACAGACGAGACGACGGCGAGACGGACGCCGTCCACCTCGACGTCGGCGACCTCACCGTCGCGCCCGCCGGTGTCGAACACCGCCCCGTCGCGGACGGCGAAGCGAAAGTCCTCCTCTTCGAACCCGCGGGCACGCGCAACACCGGGGACGCGGCCGACGACGAACGCACCGTCACCGACCTCGAACGCCTCTGA
- a CDS encoding aldo/keto reductase, giving the protein MDDLPPVGLGTMGIDDPDAVAAAIDAGYRHLDTASIYENEAVVGAGIERAETPREELFVATKLWVDDLAGERVRPATEAALERLGLDAVDLLYAHRPRGDYDPTETLPAMDAVVDDGLAARVGVSNFLPGDLELVRQHLDAPLFANQIEHHPYWVEAETVRDAREHDYALVGYSPLANGDVFDDEVLAAVASERGASVAQVAVAWCLERADAVIPKASSLAHQRDNLGAADLELTADELARIDAIERENEVFPE; this is encoded by the coding sequence ATGGACGACCTGCCGCCCGTCGGCCTCGGGACGATGGGCATCGACGACCCGGACGCCGTCGCCGCCGCCATCGACGCGGGCTACCGCCATCTGGATACGGCGAGCATCTACGAGAACGAGGCCGTCGTCGGCGCGGGCATCGAGCGCGCGGAGACGCCGCGCGAGGAGCTGTTCGTCGCGACGAAGCTCTGGGTGGACGACCTCGCGGGCGAGCGCGTCCGTCCCGCGACCGAGGCGGCGCTCGAACGCCTCGGCCTCGACGCCGTGGACCTCCTCTACGCCCACCGGCCGCGCGGCGACTACGACCCGACGGAGACCCTGCCGGCGATGGACGCCGTGGTGGACGACGGCCTCGCGGCGCGCGTCGGCGTCTCGAACTTCCTCCCGGGCGACCTCGAACTCGTCCGCCAGCACCTCGACGCGCCGCTGTTCGCGAACCAGATCGAGCACCACCCCTACTGGGTGGAGGCGGAGACCGTCCGGGACGCCCGCGAGCACGACTACGCGCTCGTGGGGTACTCGCCGCTCGCGAACGGCGACGTCTTCGACGACGAGGTCCTCGCGGCGGTCGCGAGCGAGCGCGGCGCCTCGGTCGCGCAGGTCGCGGTCGCGTGGTGTCTCGAGCGCGCGGACGCCGTCATCCCGAAGGCGTCGTCGCTCGCCCACCAGCGCGACAACCTCGGGGCCGCCGACCTCGAGTTGACGGCCGACGAACTCGCGCGCATCGACGCCATCGAGCGCGAGAACGAGGTCTTCCCGGAGTAG
- a CDS encoding redox-regulated ATPase YchF: protein MSYKIGLVGKPSVGKSSFFNAATMNDVPEGAYPFTTIDPAVGEAYVRTSCAAPEFDSECSPNLGYCEDGERFVPTQLVDVAGLIPGAHEGKGLGNQFLTDLNEADVLVHIVDFSGKTDAEGEPTEGHDPREDIDFLEEELDQWYLGILRKGIERFETAHTTETELEVELAEQMSAFGTNKDEIKQIILGLGLDLDPETWDDADELDLARAIRERTKPMVVAANKLDTPEGQANYAEITDDPEYEDVTIVPCSVHAEKALKNAAEQGVVDYTAGDSDFDIVADISEEQEEGLEQIREFVTEFDGTGVQDALETALFEELGLKAIFTGDASLNWTQGPFPDVFLLPEDATAEDFAYHIHSDIGEGFLHGIDCRSKRQLGKDTVLDHNDVVEVVTTN, encoded by the coding sequence ATGAGCTACAAGATCGGTCTCGTGGGGAAGCCCAGCGTGGGCAAGTCCTCCTTCTTCAACGCGGCGACGATGAACGACGTGCCCGAGGGGGCGTATCCGTTCACGACCATCGACCCCGCAGTCGGCGAAGCGTACGTCCGCACGTCTTGTGCGGCCCCCGAGTTCGATTCGGAGTGCTCGCCGAACCTCGGGTACTGCGAGGACGGCGAGCGCTTCGTCCCGACACAGCTCGTCGACGTCGCCGGCCTCATCCCGGGCGCACACGAGGGGAAGGGCCTCGGGAACCAGTTCCTGACCGACCTGAACGAGGCGGACGTCCTCGTCCATATCGTCGACTTCTCCGGGAAGACGGACGCCGAGGGCGAGCCCACGGAGGGCCACGACCCCCGCGAGGACATCGACTTCCTCGAGGAGGAGCTCGACCAGTGGTACCTCGGCATCCTCCGGAAGGGCATCGAGCGCTTCGAGACGGCGCACACCACCGAGACGGAGCTCGAGGTCGAGCTCGCGGAGCAGATGAGCGCCTTCGGCACGAACAAGGACGAGATCAAGCAGATCATCCTCGGTCTCGGCCTCGACCTCGACCCGGAGACGTGGGACGACGCGGACGAACTCGACCTCGCGCGCGCGATCCGCGAGCGCACGAAGCCGATGGTCGTCGCCGCGAACAAACTCGACACCCCGGAGGGGCAGGCGAACTACGCGGAGATCACCGACGACCCCGAGTACGAGGACGTCACCATCGTCCCGTGTAGCGTGCACGCGGAGAAGGCGCTGAAGAACGCCGCCGAGCAGGGCGTCGTCGACTACACGGCGGGCGACTCGGACTTCGACATCGTCGCGGACATCAGCGAGGAGCAGGAGGAGGGCCTCGAGCAGATCCGCGAGTTCGTCACCGAGTTCGACGGGACGGGCGTGCAGGACGCCCTCGAGACGGCGCTCTTCGAGGAGCTCGGCCTGAAGGCCATCTTCACGGGCGACGCGAGCCTCAACTGGACGCAGGGGCCGTTCCCGGACGTCTTCCTCCTCCCGGAGGACGCGACGGCGGAGGACTTCGCCTACCACATCCACTCGGACATCGGCGAGGGCTTCCTGCACGGGATCGACTGCCGCTCGAAGCGCCAGCTCGGCAAGGACACGGTGCTCGACCACAACGACGTGGTCGAGGTCGTCACGACGAACTAG
- a CDS encoding NUDIX domain-containing protein, translating to MRDEDVTYVKKSCAYITRNDTELLVFEGPGHAGYQVPKGTVEAGEDPREALFREVIEESGLATFQGVRHLTTDVWRRREARRYVRNFYHVPVHEHRDAWTHTVTGEGAEVGAEFDYRWLDLANADAAAFALDLDDYLHTIPRGRDRPASTAPLAVSD from the coding sequence ATGAGGGACGAGGACGTAACGTACGTCAAGAAGTCGTGCGCGTACATCACTCGGAACGACACGGAGCTGCTGGTCTTCGAGGGCCCCGGCCACGCGGGCTATCAGGTCCCGAAGGGGACCGTCGAGGCCGGCGAGGACCCGCGCGAGGCGCTCTTTCGGGAGGTCATCGAGGAGAGCGGACTCGCGACCTTCCAGGGCGTCCGGCACCTCACGACCGACGTCTGGCGGCGCCGCGAGGCCAGACGCTACGTGCGCAACTTCTACCACGTCCCCGTCCACGAGCACCGCGACGCGTGGACCCATACCGTCACCGGCGAGGGCGCGGAGGTCGGCGCCGAGTTCGACTACCGGTGGCTCGACCTCGCGAACGCCGACGCCGCGGCGTTCGCGCTCGACCTCGACGACTACCTCCACACGATTCCGCGCGGGCGCGACCGGCCCGCGAGCACCGCCCCGCTCGCCGTGAGCGACTGA
- a CDS encoding DUF5518 domain-containing protein → MAQRSPLLNALLGAVVSVVLSFTLLSPALGGAVAGYLQGPDEREGLRVGALSGVIASLPIILLVLVAALFVPFVPLHVAAAGIVAVLVVVVFLVAYTIALGAAGGWFGAYANREL, encoded by the coding sequence ATGGCACAGCGAAGTCCCCTCCTCAACGCCCTCCTCGGTGCGGTCGTGTCCGTCGTCCTCTCCTTCACGCTCCTCTCGCCAGCCCTCGGTGGCGCCGTCGCCGGCTACCTCCAGGGTCCCGACGAGCGCGAGGGCCTCCGCGTCGGCGCGCTCTCCGGCGTCATCGCCTCCCTCCCCATCATCCTCCTCGTCCTCGTCGCCGCCCTCTTCGTCCCGTTCGTCCCACTTCACGTCGCCGCCGCCGGCATCGTCGCCGTCCTCGTCGTCGTCGTCTTCCTCGTCGCGTACACCATCGCCCTCGGCGCGGCCGGCGGCTGGTTCGGCGCGTACGCGAACCGCGAACTCTGA
- a CDS encoding translation initiation factor IF-2 subunit beta, with translation MDYAIALDRAFDALPERPAEADARLTIPDPEGETDGAFTRLTNVRAIATAVSRDPEHLFRNVQRELGTNGQFDGQRARYNGSFSVADFEDAIDAYVAEFVTCSECGLPDTRLVTEDGVDRLRCTACGAFRPVQKKPKSTHTVRETVESGQTYELEITGTGRKGDGVAERGRYTIFVPGAREGQTVRAYIKNTSGDLAFARLV, from the coding sequence ATGGACTACGCCATCGCGCTGGACCGGGCGTTCGACGCCCTCCCCGAGCGCCCCGCCGAAGCCGACGCCCGCCTCACCATTCCCGACCCCGAGGGGGAGACGGACGGCGCGTTCACCCGCCTGACGAACGTCCGCGCGATCGCTACCGCGGTCTCGCGCGACCCCGAGCACCTCTTCCGGAACGTCCAGCGCGAACTCGGGACGAACGGCCAGTTCGACGGCCAGCGCGCCCGCTACAACGGCTCGTTCTCCGTCGCCGACTTCGAAGACGCGATCGACGCCTACGTCGCCGAGTTCGTCACCTGCTCGGAGTGCGGCCTCCCCGACACCCGCCTCGTCACCGAGGACGGCGTCGACCGCCTGCGCTGTACGGCCTGCGGTGCGTTCCGCCCCGTCCAGAAGAAGCCCAAGAGCACGCACACGGTCCGGGAGACCGTCGAGTCCGGCCAGACCTACGAGCTCGAGATCACCGGCACCGGCCGGAAGGGCGACGGCGTCGCCGAACGCGGCCGCTACACCATCTTCGTCCCCGGCGCCCGCGAGGGCCAGACCGTCCGCGCGTACATCAAGAACACGAGCGGCGACCTCGCGTTCGCCCGCCTCGTCTAG
- a CDS encoding sugar phosphate isomerase/epimerase family protein: MRDYDVAVQTVVYQDYDLDGLLAELAETPVDTVELWGAHLSPADDEAAIEAGEAALAEAGVSICGYGVADLEGTEEAEAHVAFADRLGADYVTVNYPPARDDITEALCGLGETYGVDVAIHNYSSVHHDDLDAVFSSVADVRDVLARHDHPRLGVCVDTGHFLVMDESPEEAVPALGERIRAVHLKDTSEAEIEDAPGAGVLDLREFVGLLDEHATLAQPLVVEYELDEDVTAELVEAYGRIRAAMA, translated from the coding sequence ATGCGCGACTACGACGTCGCCGTCCAGACCGTCGTCTACCAGGACTACGACCTCGACGGCCTACTCGCCGAACTCGCGGAAACGCCGGTCGACACGGTCGAGCTCTGGGGCGCACACCTCTCGCCGGCCGACGACGAGGCCGCGATCGAAGCGGGCGAGGCCGCGCTCGCCGAGGCGGGCGTGAGCATCTGTGGTTACGGCGTCGCGGACCTCGAAGGGACCGAGGAGGCCGAGGCGCACGTCGCGTTCGCCGACCGCCTCGGCGCGGACTACGTCACCGTGAACTACCCGCCGGCGCGCGACGACATCACCGAGGCGCTCTGCGGCCTCGGCGAGACGTACGGCGTCGACGTCGCCATCCACAACTACTCGAGCGTTCACCACGACGACCTCGACGCGGTGTTCTCCTCGGTCGCGGACGTCCGGGACGTCCTCGCGCGCCACGACCACCCGCGTCTCGGCGTCTGCGTCGACACCGGTCACTTCCTCGTGATGGACGAGTCGCCCGAGGAGGCGGTGCCGGCGCTCGGCGAGCGGATACGCGCCGTCCATCTGAAGGACACCTCCGAGGCCGAAATCGAGGACGCGCCCGGCGCGGGCGTCCTCGACCTCCGCGAGTTCGTGGGGCTGCTCGACGAACACGCCACACTCGCCCAACCGCTCGTCGTCGAGTACGAACTGGACGAGGACGTCACGGCGGAACTCGTGGAGGCCTACGGGCGGATTCGGGCGGCGATGGCCTGA
- a CDS encoding uracil-xanthine permease family protein, whose amino-acid sequence MASETDTEIDLEYGLDDRPPWLKAILLGLQHVAVMIVPATAVAYIVAGAVGLDAATTAYIVQMVLLFSGLATVVQAYTVGPVGAKLPVVMGTSFTFVGAAATIGVNYGLGAVFGAILVTGWLVEGLIGWQFKRIQKYFPPLVTGLVVVIIGLYLVPAAMDNAAGGAGTEHYGALYNLALAALVLGVAVVLNMFTDGVTRLLSTLIAIGAGYVGAAALTVTGVAPGLVDFGPVGAAAWFAVPQPGRFGFSIQPVPVITFAFLFLVSAMETVGDMSSVTSAEGRTPTDEEFRGGLFTDGLMSSLGGAFGAFPVTSFSQNAGVINFTGVMSRHVVGIAGVMLAVLGLSPKVGAVVTTIPSAVFGGAVLLMAGMVAASGARLITLHTTLDRRNMVILAVSLGLGLGVATTPEALSGLPRAAETFFGEPVIVTALSALLLNTFVPGEQSPLFDDPEVPAGDRDADAVSTD is encoded by the coding sequence ATGGCGTCCGAGACGGACACCGAAATCGACCTCGAATACGGACTCGACGACCGCCCGCCGTGGCTGAAGGCGATACTGCTCGGCCTCCAGCACGTCGCCGTCATGATCGTGCCCGCGACCGCCGTCGCGTACATCGTCGCCGGCGCCGTCGGACTCGACGCCGCCACGACCGCGTACATCGTCCAGATGGTCCTGCTCTTCTCCGGCCTCGCCACCGTCGTGCAGGCCTACACGGTCGGCCCGGTCGGCGCGAAACTCCCCGTCGTCATGGGGACGAGTTTCACCTTCGTCGGCGCCGCCGCCACCATCGGCGTGAACTACGGCCTCGGCGCCGTCTTCGGCGCCATCCTCGTCACCGGCTGGCTCGTCGAGGGTCTCATCGGCTGGCAGTTCAAGCGCATTCAAAAATATTTCCCGCCGCTCGTCACCGGCCTCGTCGTCGTCATCATCGGCCTCTACCTCGTCCCGGCCGCGATGGACAACGCCGCCGGCGGCGCCGGCACCGAGCACTACGGCGCGCTCTACAACCTCGCGCTCGCCGCGCTCGTCCTCGGCGTCGCCGTCGTCCTCAACATGTTCACCGACGGCGTCACCCGCCTCCTCAGCACCCTCATCGCCATCGGCGCCGGCTACGTCGGCGCCGCCGCCCTCACCGTCACGGGCGTCGCGCCCGGCCTCGTCGACTTCGGCCCCGTCGGCGCCGCCGCGTGGTTCGCGGTCCCCCAGCCCGGGCGCTTCGGCTTCTCCATCCAGCCGGTCCCCGTCATCACGTTCGCCTTCCTCTTCCTCGTCTCCGCGATGGAGACGGTCGGCGACATGTCCAGCGTCACGTCCGCCGAGGGCCGCACCCCTACCGACGAGGAGTTCCGCGGCGGCCTCTTCACGGACGGCCTCATGAGCTCGCTGGGCGGGGCGTTCGGCGCGTTCCCCGTCACGTCCTTCTCGCAGAACGCCGGCGTCATCAACTTCACCGGCGTGATGAGCCGCCACGTCGTCGGCATCGCCGGCGTCATGCTCGCGGTGCTGGGCCTCAGCCCGAAGGTCGGCGCCGTCGTCACCACCATCCCGAGCGCCGTCTTCGGCGGCGCCGTCCTCCTCATGGCCGGCATGGTCGCCGCCTCCGGCGCGCGCCTCATCACCCTCCACACGACGCTCGACCGACGGAACATGGTCATCCTCGCCGTCTCGCTCGGCCTCGGCCTCGGCGTCGCCACCACGCCCGAAGCCCTCTCCGGCCTCCCGCGGGCCGCCGAGACGTTCTTCGGCGAACCCGTCATCGTCACCGCGCTCTCCGCGCTCCTCCTCAACACGTTCGTCCCCGGCGAGCAGAGCCCGCTCTTCGACGACCCCGAGGTGCCCGCCGGCGACCGCGACGCCGACGCCGTCTCCACCGACTGA
- the hpt gene encoding hypoxanthine/guanine phosphoribosyltransferase, with protein sequence MDRLRESLHDAPIIDKDGYQYLVHPISNGVPMLEPALLREVVVGVTRAASLDVDKIVAPEAMGIHIATAVSLQTDVPLVVIRKREYGLEGEVDLHQTTGYSESEMYINDVEAGDRVLIVDDLLSTGGTLAAIVNALDDIGAEVTDIVVALRKVGPSALDDTDYEATSLLDITVDEDGVTIHD encoded by the coding sequence ATGGACCGCCTCCGCGAGTCGCTCCACGACGCCCCGATCATCGACAAGGACGGCTACCAGTACCTCGTCCACCCGATCAGCAACGGCGTGCCGATGCTCGAACCCGCGCTCCTGCGCGAGGTCGTCGTCGGCGTGACGCGCGCCGCCTCCCTCGACGTCGACAAGATCGTCGCCCCCGAAGCGATGGGCATCCACATCGCGACCGCCGTCTCGCTCCAGACGGACGTTCCCCTCGTCGTCATCCGCAAGCGCGAGTACGGTCTCGAGGGCGAGGTCGACCTCCACCAGACGACCGGCTACTCGGAGTCCGAGATGTACATCAACGACGTCGAGGCGGGCGACCGCGTTCTCATCGTGGACGACCTGCTCTCGACGGGCGGGACGCTCGCCGCCATCGTGAACGCGCTGGACGACATCGGCGCGGAGGTCACGGACATCGTCGTCGCCCTCCGGAAGGTCGGCCCCTCCGCGCTCGACGACACCGACTACGAGGCCACCAGCCTCCTCGACATCACGGTCGACGAGGACGGCGTCACAATCCACGACTAA
- a CDS encoding pyridoxamine 5'-phosphate oxidase family protein — protein sequence MTEYRGAGDAEGVADFLAETAVPMRLTTHRPDETLWTVALWYRYEDGTIACATGADADVVSFLRADDRVAFDVSVNDPPYRGVRGSGVATVERDVGKSLLRSLLERYLGGTDSELARSLLADDREEARIEIHPEDVYSWDYTERMG from the coding sequence ATGACCGAGTATCGCGGCGCGGGGGACGCCGAGGGGGTCGCGGACTTCCTCGCGGAGACGGCGGTCCCGATGCGCCTCACGACCCACCGGCCGGACGAGACGCTGTGGACGGTCGCGCTCTGGTACCGCTACGAGGACGGGACGATCGCGTGCGCGACCGGCGCGGACGCGGACGTCGTCTCCTTCCTCCGCGCGGACGATCGCGTCGCCTTCGACGTCTCCGTGAACGACCCGCCCTACCGTGGCGTGCGCGGGAGCGGCGTCGCGACGGTCGAACGCGACGTCGGGAAGTCGCTCCTCCGCTCGCTGCTCGAGCGCTACCTCGGCGGGACGGACTCCGAGCTCGCCCGCTCGCTGCTCGCGGACGACCGCGAGGAGGCCCGCATCGAAATCCACCCCGAGGACGTCTACAGCTGGGACTACACCGAGCGAATGGGCTAG
- a CDS encoding MFS transporter, which translates to MSDDGSLYGRGAVFASVCCFAYLVNFSRVGFAPLVDTFMDVFGVQPGTAGLVATMVWLGSALTRLPTGYLLTRVARRHAILGTGLLLVVAAGFTALAPTITVVAAGALLIGCATGVFYIAANPLVTELYPERVGWAVGIRGGSSQLAAVSAPLLVGALVLAFGWRGVFVGVAAVGVLLTAVFALTSRHATMPSAGVADRDLLGAVREQWRLVLTGIAVVGVTGFAWQGLFNFYIPYLTGRGFGDGTARTLLTVVFAAGVPAFFLSGRLADRVRRVPLVLVILAAFVCCLLALTAAEGVIAVAAVSAVLGYVIHSLFPTMDAFLLGTLPDDSRASAYSAYSAVMMLMQAPGSLAVGVLVEYGVSYGDVFRTYALVLAGVVTVLAALYVDGRLPTDAASIDRRE; encoded by the coding sequence GTGAGCGACGACGGCAGCCTGTACGGGCGGGGCGCGGTGTTCGCGAGCGTCTGCTGTTTCGCCTACCTCGTCAACTTCAGCCGCGTCGGGTTCGCGCCGCTCGTCGACACGTTCATGGACGTCTTCGGCGTCCAGCCCGGGACGGCGGGGCTCGTCGCGACGATGGTGTGGCTGGGGAGCGCGCTCACGCGCCTCCCGACCGGCTACCTCCTGACGCGCGTCGCGCGCCGCCACGCCATCCTCGGCACCGGCCTCCTGCTCGTCGTCGCCGCCGGATTCACCGCGCTCGCGCCGACCATCACCGTCGTCGCGGCCGGCGCGCTCCTGATCGGCTGTGCGACCGGCGTCTTCTACATCGCCGCGAACCCGCTCGTCACCGAGCTCTACCCGGAGCGCGTCGGCTGGGCGGTCGGCATCCGCGGCGGGAGCTCGCAGCTCGCCGCCGTCAGCGCCCCGCTCCTCGTCGGCGCGCTCGTCCTCGCGTTCGGGTGGCGCGGCGTCTTCGTCGGCGTCGCCGCCGTCGGCGTCCTCCTCACCGCCGTCTTCGCGCTCACGAGCCGGCACGCGACGATGCCGAGCGCGGGCGTCGCGGACCGCGACCTGCTCGGCGCCGTCCGCGAGCAGTGGCGGCTCGTCCTCACCGGCATCGCCGTCGTCGGCGTCACCGGCTTCGCCTGGCAGGGCCTCTTCAACTTCTACATCCCCTATCTCACGGGGCGCGGCTTCGGCGACGGGACGGCGCGCACCCTCCTCACCGTCGTGTTCGCCGCCGGCGTCCCCGCGTTCTTCCTCTCCGGGCGCCTCGCCGACCGCGTCCGGCGCGTCCCGCTCGTCCTCGTTATCCTCGCGGCGTTCGTCTGCTGTCTCCTCGCGCTCACCGCCGCCGAGGGCGTCATCGCCGTCGCCGCCGTCTCCGCCGTCCTCGGCTACGTCATCCACAGCCTCTTCCCGACGATGGACGCCTTCCTCCTCGGAACGCTCCCGGACGACAGCCGCGCGAGCGCGTACTCCGCGTACAGCGCGGTGATGATGCTGATGCAGGCGCCCGGAAGCCTCGCCGTCGGCGTCCTCGTCGAGTACGGCGTCAGCTACGGCGACGTCTTCCGAACGTACGCACTCGTCCTCGCGGGCGTCGTCACCGTCCTCGCGGCGCTCTACGTCGACGGGCGGCTCCCGACGGACGCCGCCTCAATCGACCGCCGAGAGTGA